A DNA window from Armatimonadota bacterium contains the following coding sequences:
- a CDS encoding histidine phosphatase family protein — protein sequence MRLFLIRHGQTEWNVLQKAQGHSDIPLDDLGLKQAESLAKHFSNLSLQFVFSSDLVRSADTARPLAEATGAKLILTSLLRERSFGDWEGLNYPEIRERIATLGPDPGYAVPPGGESMAMVHERLDKFLDGQFETCEAAAVVSHGGTSSALLAHLLGTPPGTGRAFRFSNTGVSELRKLPTGGWILEKYNDTSHLAQEALQRAHGIIG from the coding sequence ATGCGCCTGTTTCTGATCCGGCATGGTCAAACCGAATGGAACGTTTTACAGAAGGCACAGGGGCATTCGGACATCCCCCTAGACGACCTTGGCTTGAAGCAAGCTGAGAGCCTGGCAAAGCACTTTTCTAACTTGTCTTTGCAGTTCGTATTCTCCTCTGATTTGGTTCGGTCTGCAGACACCGCGAGGCCGCTCGCCGAAGCAACAGGCGCCAAGCTGATCTTAACTTCCCTCCTTCGAGAACGGAGCTTTGGCGATTGGGAAGGCTTGAACTATCCCGAGATTCGCGAGCGAATCGCCACCCTTGGCCCAGATCCCGGCTATGCAGTTCCGCCCGGGGGCGAATCTATGGCGATGGTTCATGAGAGGCTCGACAAATTTCTCGATGGCCAGTTCGAAACATGCGAAGCGGCTGCAGTGGTTTCTCATGGTGGGACGAGTTCGGCTTTGCTTGCGCACTTGCTCGGCACCCCACCGGGGACAGGCCGAGCGTTCCGGTTTTCGAATACCGGAGTTAGCGAGCTACGAAAACTTCCTACCGGCGGATGGATTTTGGAGAAGTACAACGACACTTCTCACCTAGCGCAGGAGGCGCTACAGCGCGCACATGGGATCATCGGTTAA
- the lnt gene encoding apolipoprotein N-acyltransferase — MGSSVKAAIPALLSAILLGLAFPPLPTFLLVFVAIVPWLQSLRAPDCRPLRSGALFGAIFMGSQMFWLVIFVGKWTGSTGLAMLPWVIATGLLIPFFMLLGWLIHQCYKLNAPWAIPLVWAGVEVLRSTLPGAAFPHAIVAIPLYVVPEIIQHASIGTMFFVSASVVLVNVVLLEVAERAPIRRTIVMASITAGVFMYSVYRHAEPQGGDTKTLVIGQLGTDLAFGDPSTEDMRVGEAVSEIAAKADSWNADLLILPEGLGVASGDSLPQVPFSMPATPVIFGTQRRSEHVYQSAYAFDGTLQSVDKTHLVVFGEYVPFRDSLPFLKSFNLPSGDLVPGDKVGLLKPSGIPVGVSICFETLFYDVAATQADMGARLLATISIDDWYAGSGMNQNLLAGTVYRAVENGLPMARAASLGESALIDSRGNMLARAPFGKRFALRTTVKLPEKTDAFAYRSAFPIIAMLTCVGVAIASFASKRKKSAPSK; from the coding sequence ATGGGATCATCGGTTAAGGCGGCTATTCCTGCCCTGCTTTCCGCGATTCTTCTCGGGCTCGCATTTCCCCCCTTGCCCACGTTCTTGTTGGTGTTTGTGGCGATAGTTCCGTGGTTGCAGTCGCTTCGTGCACCGGATTGTCGCCCGCTCAGGTCCGGTGCGCTGTTTGGAGCGATCTTTATGGGCAGCCAGATGTTCTGGCTCGTGATATTTGTAGGCAAGTGGACCGGTTCGACAGGGCTGGCGATGTTGCCTTGGGTGATCGCGACGGGATTGTTGATCCCATTTTTCATGCTGCTGGGCTGGTTGATTCACCAATGCTACAAGCTCAATGCGCCGTGGGCGATCCCTCTCGTTTGGGCGGGGGTCGAGGTTCTGCGCAGCACACTTCCTGGCGCTGCGTTCCCTCACGCTATCGTCGCAATCCCTCTTTACGTGGTGCCGGAGATCATTCAGCATGCGTCGATCGGCACCATGTTCTTTGTCTCTGCGAGCGTGGTGCTGGTGAACGTAGTTTTGTTGGAAGTGGCGGAACGCGCTCCAATTCGCCGCACAATTGTGATGGCGTCGATCACGGCCGGAGTCTTCATGTATTCCGTTTACCGACACGCCGAACCGCAGGGCGGAGACACCAAAACGTTAGTGATTGGTCAACTCGGCACAGACTTGGCCTTTGGCGATCCGTCCACCGAGGACATGCGCGTGGGAGAAGCAGTGAGCGAAATCGCCGCCAAGGCCGATAGCTGGAACGCGGATCTGTTGATTTTGCCCGAGGGACTCGGTGTAGCGAGTGGAGACTCGCTCCCACAAGTTCCGTTTAGCATGCCAGCGACTCCAGTCATCTTTGGCACCCAGCGCCGTTCCGAGCACGTGTACCAAAGCGCTTATGCGTTTGATGGCACGCTCCAATCGGTTGACAAAACTCATCTTGTGGTGTTCGGCGAGTACGTCCCATTCCGAGACAGTCTGCCGTTTTTGAAGTCGTTCAATCTCCCTTCTGGCGATCTGGTGCCCGGCGACAAAGTGGGATTGCTCAAACCTTCGGGAATTCCGGTCGGGGTATCGATCTGCTTTGAGACGCTCTTTTACGACGTTGCTGCGACTCAGGCAGACATGGGCGCCCGGCTCTTGGCTACGATCAGCATTGATGATTGGTACGCCGGCTCTGGTATGAACCAAAACCTGCTTGCTGGAACGGTTTACCGTGCCGTTGAGAACGGACTGCCGATGGCCCGTGCGGCAAGTCTGGGTGAGTCCGCGTTGATTGACAGCCGTGGGAATATGTTAGCTAGGGCACCGTTCGGCAAGAGGTTTGCCCTCAGAACCACCGTCAAGCTGCCGGAGAAGACAGACGCCTTCGCCTATCGAAGTGCGTTCCCGATCATTGCCATGCTCACTTGTGTTGGCGTGGCGATCGCGAGCTTTGCGTCCAAACGAAAAAAGTCCGCGCCGTCCAAATGA
- the rpsT gene encoding 30S ribosomal protein S20, which translates to MANLKSSKKDLRRIAKRTEQNKGIKSALKTYIKKAKQNAKADVSAPTTEEAIVRAVKALDKAAQNGVIHKNQAARRKSRLMSAINKAKKS; encoded by the coding sequence ATGGCAAATCTTAAGTCAAGTAAGAAAGACCTTCGACGGATCGCAAAGCGAACCGAGCAAAACAAGGGCATCAAGAGTGCTCTCAAGACCTACATCAAAAAGGCAAAGCAAAACGCTAAAGCGGACGTTTCTGCCCCGACAACCGAAGAAGCGATCGTGCGTGCAGTTAAAGCTCTCGATAAGGCCGCTCAAAACGGTGTTATCCATAAGAACCAAGCTGCTCGACGCAAGTCCCGCTTGATGAGTGCCATCAACAAGGCGAAGAAGAGCTAA
- a CDS encoding A/G-specific adenine glycosylase, with product MSWHEELLGWYRANRRELPWRRTSDPYAIWVSEVMLQQTQVATVIGYYERWMRKFPTLQSLAEANIDDVLVHWQGLGYYSRARNLQKGASRMLEPDSNWTAAFLEKYVPGIGRYTAAAIASISQGEPVPLVDGNVERVFARMTGFDKPKPMLTVGAWDWAAQNLQSSAPGDWNQALMELGATICTPKSPNCPNCPVSSACKSTHSSRGISLPTPSTKPKTVRLQRRLGVQVVNGRVKLVRIPDGKWAEGMYEFPELSESELQLPILISFSHSVTHHRICIHAFLAESDLGTEGEWFALNELHELAMPSPQRKIAAAVQKWHQETISEKVASTKV from the coding sequence TTGAGTTGGCACGAAGAGCTTCTCGGATGGTACCGAGCTAATCGGCGCGAACTGCCTTGGCGGCGTACGAGTGACCCGTATGCAATCTGGGTCAGCGAAGTGATGCTCCAGCAGACTCAGGTAGCCACCGTCATCGGTTATTACGAGCGATGGATGCGGAAGTTCCCAACCCTGCAATCGCTTGCCGAGGCGAACATCGACGACGTCTTAGTACATTGGCAAGGGCTCGGCTACTATTCGCGAGCGAGGAACTTACAAAAGGGCGCGTCCAGAATGCTCGAGCCCGATTCCAACTGGACAGCGGCATTCCTGGAGAAATATGTGCCGGGGATCGGTCGGTACACGGCGGCTGCAATCGCAAGCATTTCGCAAGGTGAACCAGTGCCGCTGGTGGATGGTAACGTCGAACGTGTCTTTGCGCGAATGACGGGATTCGATAAACCAAAACCTATGCTCACCGTGGGGGCTTGGGACTGGGCGGCACAGAACCTGCAATCTTCAGCCCCAGGTGACTGGAATCAAGCCCTGATGGAACTTGGGGCGACCATCTGCACTCCAAAATCTCCCAATTGTCCGAATTGTCCCGTGAGCTCCGCTTGCAAATCAACGCACAGCTCACGCGGGATTTCGCTTCCGACCCCGTCCACCAAGCCCAAAACAGTGAGATTGCAACGACGCCTCGGTGTCCAGGTGGTCAACGGGAGGGTCAAACTCGTAAGGATTCCGGACGGCAAGTGGGCCGAGGGGATGTATGAGTTCCCAGAGCTCTCGGAGTCTGAACTTCAACTACCAATACTGATCAGCTTCTCGCATTCGGTCACGCACCACCGAATATGCATCCATGCTTTTTTGGCAGAGAGCGACCTGGGTACTGAGGGCGAGTGGTTTGCCCTCAATGAACTTCATGAACTCGCAATGCCAAGTCCCCAACGAAAAATTGCTGCTGCAGTCCAAAAATGGCACCAAGAAACGATTTCTGAGAAAGTTGCGTCTACTAAAGTGTGA
- the pyrF gene encoding orotidine-5'-phosphate decarboxylase, producing the protein MGAHRKIICALDTGNLDEAILAVKRLSPYVGGFKIGHALTLPNGLDVVDRLREAGANRIFLDLKFHDIPNSVALAVREAGKRGVWMVTIHASGGQAMMVAAAEEASMFDEDVRPQLLAVSVLTSLDGDVLSKELGIQRTVSDQMVSLSKLAVSCGIDGVVCSAEEVKALRSEVGHAVIVTPGIRRDDQSVHDHARTGTATQALSDGADYLVIGRGLMSAEDPVATLAAYGLMSTSA; encoded by the coding sequence ATGGGAGCACACCGCAAAATTATCTGCGCTTTGGACACTGGAAACTTGGACGAAGCGATCTTGGCAGTCAAAAGACTCAGCCCGTATGTGGGGGGATTCAAGATTGGTCACGCGCTAACTCTGCCGAATGGTCTCGACGTGGTCGATCGCCTTCGTGAGGCGGGTGCAAACCGGATATTCCTCGATCTCAAGTTCCATGACATACCGAACTCCGTTGCCCTCGCCGTGCGAGAAGCAGGGAAGCGCGGGGTGTGGATGGTGACTATTCACGCCAGCGGCGGACAAGCGATGATGGTCGCTGCGGCAGAAGAAGCCTCGATGTTCGATGAAGATGTACGGCCACAGCTACTTGCCGTGTCTGTCCTCACTTCGCTGGACGGAGACGTACTCAGCAAAGAACTCGGCATACAACGAACGGTTTCTGACCAAATGGTGAGTCTTTCCAAACTTGCCGTAAGTTGTGGAATTGATGGCGTCGTTTGCTCCGCCGAAGAAGTGAAGGCCCTGCGAAGCGAAGTTGGGCACGCCGTGATTGTCACTCCAGGCATCCGCCGGGACGACCAGTCGGTCCACGATCACGCCAGAACCGGGACGGCGACTCAGGCCCTCAGTGACGGCGCAGACTACTTGGTGATCGGTAGAGGATTGATGTCTGCCGAAGATCCGGTGGCGACTCTTGCCGCCTATGGGCTCATGAGCACCTCGGCTTGA
- a CDS encoding aldehyde dehydrogenase family protein codes for MVMTQELLINGVFFGGPCDSSVSKQVVHSPWSGSVVGVAAEAMWPEADAAIFAAVQAFASWKSTPRHERQHLLVSVSQMLRDRREFFAELMADEIAKPLEMGRAEVNRAALTFQLASELLSGPDFETADVSYDPRSEGVTARILKEPVGPAFCITPYNWPINLAAHKVAPALAAGCTVVVKGSDSASLCTLALGKLMSECGFPPGVINFLNCEPSVAERIALDSRIRAVSFTGSPKVGWHLKSKVTDKRVCLELGGNATVILESTPNLDSVLDSLTASAFGYAGQICISAQNLCVVEELYEDTVTGLIERLPKAGNPREEGVLCGPLISTGALQSVQLRMTSAGGTVHGGEVVKPNLMNPAIIDNPHRMSEAVREEIFGPVLNVIPVKHVEEAIKLINGFDYGIHASIFSQSTDVQETAARELQVGGVVINDVPSLRFDNLPYGGIKKSGFGREGVRYAFDEFSEYKTVVTRG; via the coding sequence ATGGTCATGACTCAAGAACTCCTCATCAATGGCGTTTTCTTTGGCGGGCCATGCGACTCTTCGGTGAGCAAGCAGGTTGTCCACTCGCCTTGGTCGGGGTCCGTCGTCGGCGTTGCGGCGGAAGCGATGTGGCCGGAAGCAGATGCTGCGATTTTCGCGGCAGTTCAAGCGTTCGCTAGTTGGAAGTCAACTCCGCGACACGAACGTCAACACCTGTTGGTATCGGTAAGTCAGATGCTGAGGGACCGGCGGGAATTCTTCGCAGAATTGATGGCGGATGAGATTGCGAAACCATTAGAAATGGGCCGCGCTGAGGTCAACCGCGCTGCGCTAACGTTTCAACTTGCATCCGAACTCCTCAGCGGCCCTGATTTTGAGACAGCAGATGTGAGCTATGACCCTCGCAGCGAAGGCGTCACGGCAAGAATTCTGAAAGAGCCTGTCGGACCGGCCTTCTGCATCACTCCTTACAATTGGCCGATAAACTTGGCAGCGCACAAAGTTGCTCCGGCATTGGCTGCGGGTTGCACGGTTGTTGTCAAAGGCTCCGATTCAGCGAGCCTCTGCACCCTCGCACTTGGAAAATTGATGAGTGAGTGCGGCTTCCCGCCAGGTGTGATCAACTTCCTGAATTGCGAGCCTTCGGTAGCAGAGAGAATCGCGCTCGACTCACGAATACGCGCTGTTTCTTTCACGGGCTCTCCGAAGGTCGGTTGGCATCTGAAATCGAAGGTCACCGACAAGCGAGTCTGCCTGGAACTTGGTGGCAATGCGACCGTGATCTTAGAATCCACTCCGAACTTAGATTCAGTTCTGGATTCGCTCACCGCTTCTGCCTTTGGTTACGCCGGTCAAATCTGCATCTCAGCGCAAAATCTTTGCGTTGTCGAGGAGTTGTACGAAGACACCGTGACTGGGTTGATAGAGCGGTTACCCAAAGCCGGGAATCCGCGGGAGGAAGGCGTTTTGTGCGGCCCGCTGATCAGCACTGGCGCGCTCCAATCCGTGCAACTTAGGATGACCTCGGCGGGCGGAACGGTTCATGGCGGTGAAGTTGTCAAGCCCAACCTGATGAATCCGGCGATTATTGACAATCCGCACCGAATGAGTGAGGCGGTTCGAGAAGAGATATTTGGCCCGGTGCTCAACGTGATACCGGTCAAGCATGTAGAAGAAGCGATCAAACTGATCAACGGCTTTGATTACGGGATACATGCCAGCATCTTCTCGCAATCCACTGATGTCCAAGAAACGGCTGCACGCGAACTGCAGGTTGGCGGGGTCGTTATCAACGATGTTCCGAGTCTTCGATTCGACAACCTTCCATACGGCGGGATAAAGAAGAGCGGGTTCGGGCGAGAGGGTGTTCGATATGCGTTCGACGAGTTTTCGGAATACAAGACCGTGGTCACTCGCGGTTAA
- a CDS encoding FAD-dependent thymidylate synthase, protein MKVTHVALQPTESSQSAGRPALTPELLAACGARYSRNNEGLEAILSKIDPSNLDKSVDSIFKMVDYGHQSIADMAPVAMFIDGISLWMAYAVWGRVPTAGGQESSTRYLRLGKDDLIDPAVLGIAPSEQNTWKFLMSESLKAYDSAIEAWEELGEAQPELTRIPRSLLDDPSEKAQKAVARMRRNYAFDRARYFLPVGLATNMMLVMSARAWVQLCQWLLSSPVAEAKQLGNLVVEELGLVAPRLLRHAVKTESFAQGWQMELDSAKSESRHRELAEGEAIDAPTLEIHTPSDVKEADIVHALSAHPHRYSYYGEPLARTGVRFGWDAVALAELRDLNRHRTGTKYCPPVARGFYCALDEAPAGSKVAELVKHLSHHGTSTNSLSRRALESNDPTFPYWLLLGTQFRFEHFTTADKFIYEAELRTGLGAHYRYAKHLRDSLGLWYQRFPQTRGMIHEGAAEPE, encoded by the coding sequence ATGAAGGTCACTCACGTCGCGCTACAGCCCACGGAATCCAGTCAATCGGCGGGACGGCCTGCGCTGACTCCGGAGCTATTGGCTGCATGCGGCGCACGGTATAGCCGCAACAATGAGGGCCTCGAAGCGATCCTTTCGAAGATCGATCCTTCCAATCTCGATAAGTCAGTGGACTCTATTTTTAAGATGGTCGACTATGGTCATCAGTCCATTGCAGACATGGCGCCGGTGGCGATGTTCATCGATGGAATTTCACTTTGGATGGCCTACGCTGTTTGGGGGAGAGTGCCAACCGCGGGAGGGCAGGAATCTTCGACGCGGTATTTGCGACTTGGCAAAGATGATCTGATCGACCCTGCCGTGTTGGGAATCGCGCCAAGCGAACAGAACACATGGAAGTTCTTGATGAGCGAGTCGCTGAAGGCATACGATTCGGCGATCGAGGCATGGGAAGAACTCGGCGAAGCACAGCCAGAACTCACTCGCATTCCCCGCTCGCTGCTTGACGATCCAAGCGAAAAAGCTCAAAAGGCAGTCGCGAGGATGCGCCGAAATTATGCCTTTGACCGAGCGAGGTACTTCCTTCCAGTCGGGCTCGCCACGAACATGATGTTGGTGATGTCTGCCCGGGCATGGGTTCAGCTCTGCCAATGGCTCCTGAGTTCACCGGTCGCGGAGGCCAAGCAACTCGGAAACCTCGTAGTGGAAGAACTGGGCTTGGTCGCTCCGAGGTTGTTGCGACATGCAGTGAAGACTGAAAGTTTTGCTCAAGGCTGGCAGATGGAATTGGATTCCGCAAAGTCCGAATCTCGGCACCGCGAGCTCGCAGAAGGTGAAGCCATAGACGCTCCAACATTGGAAATTCACACGCCGAGCGATGTCAAAGAGGCGGATATCGTTCATGCCCTTTCGGCACACCCGCACCGATATTCTTACTATGGCGAGCCGCTTGCGCGAACTGGCGTCCGATTTGGATGGGATGCGGTTGCCTTGGCCGAGCTTCGGGATTTGAATCGGCACCGAACTGGGACCAAGTATTGCCCTCCCGTTGCGCGGGGATTCTATTGCGCGCTGGATGAGGCACCCGCAGGTTCAAAGGTTGCCGAGTTGGTCAAGCATCTTTCTCACCACGGGACGAGCACCAACAGTCTTTCTCGGCGGGCGCTGGAGTCCAACGATCCGACTTTTCCTTACTGGTTACTACTTGGAACCCAGTTCCGGTTTGAGCATTTCACCACTGCCGATAAGTTCATTTATGAAGCTGAGCTTCGGACTGGTCTTGGCGCGCATTACCGATACGCAAAGCATCTCCGAGATTCGCTAGGCTTGTGGTATCAACGATTCCCGCAGACGCGAGGAATGATCCACGAAGGCGCGGCTGAACCTGAATAA
- a CDS encoding adenylate/guanylate cyclase domain-containing protein, producing MSDVDSKSTGQRMLAAIVFTDVVGFSTLANMDEAKTLRLLNRDIDQIRNIANAHQALVIKGTGDGLLMVFSSAVEAVNVAIEVQKRMFANALEFGASESLKHRLGIHLGDVVILEGDVVGDGVNVAARLQTEAKPGGICLSSAVYEVVKGKVNLKATNLGPRNLKHIIETVDVWMVPPIDEPAPAVKPQANVISGLELDSVHSDPSPSGGKLVLIVAGIAICVAALAFIVTQFSKPLASTGNSKKPVASNDRTTPTHRPSVGGNDPSRESTKPTTEETKEPDGSKPQSTGGAPTPGDLPVDEEIAKFASSYEFATAADRLAMRGDSRYDATIARYKRLAEFVAWITTSVQATTETNPLRVSGGGGSTDKDYELYGVGRGDMTVRWPNNEQQQVTLRQFEPRELLRITAAIFKMGAVSNDEKSKMKSAAEEFATEMRLTSIPNTL from the coding sequence ATGAGTGACGTGGATTCAAAATCAACAGGGCAACGGATGCTTGCAGCAATCGTGTTTACCGACGTGGTCGGTTTTTCGACGCTTGCCAACATGGACGAGGCCAAAACGCTTCGACTTCTGAATCGAGACATCGATCAGATTCGAAACATTGCGAATGCGCACCAAGCGCTGGTGATCAAAGGCACGGGCGATGGCTTGCTCATGGTCTTCTCCAGCGCCGTCGAAGCAGTCAACGTTGCGATCGAAGTCCAAAAGCGCATGTTCGCAAACGCGCTCGAATTTGGTGCCAGTGAGTCGCTCAAGCACCGGCTCGGAATCCACCTCGGCGATGTCGTGATTTTGGAAGGAGATGTAGTGGGCGATGGCGTAAACGTCGCCGCAAGGCTCCAAACCGAAGCTAAACCGGGCGGAATCTGCCTATCCTCCGCGGTGTACGAGGTCGTCAAAGGCAAAGTCAACCTGAAAGCAACGAACCTCGGACCACGCAATCTGAAACATATCATTGAGACTGTCGACGTCTGGATGGTGCCGCCAATTGATGAACCCGCGCCCGCAGTCAAGCCCCAAGCCAATGTGATCTCTGGATTGGAGCTGGATAGTGTTCACAGCGATCCTTCGCCAAGCGGAGGCAAACTCGTGCTGATCGTCGCTGGCATCGCAATTTGTGTCGCCGCACTGGCATTTATCGTCACGCAGTTCTCAAAACCATTGGCTAGCACCGGTAATTCCAAGAAGCCTGTGGCATCAAACGACCGGACCACCCCAACTCACCGACCTTCTGTGGGAGGGAACGACCCTTCGCGCGAATCCACCAAGCCCACCACCGAAGAAACAAAGGAACCTGACGGAAGCAAGCCGCAGTCGACCGGAGGTGCACCAACTCCAGGTGATCTGCCCGTTGACGAGGAGATCGCCAAGTTTGCCTCCTCCTACGAATTCGCGACCGCCGCCGATAGATTGGCAATGCGCGGCGATTCTCGGTACGACGCGACAATCGCGCGTTATAAGCGGCTCGCCGAGTTTGTCGCCTGGATCACGACTTCAGTGCAGGCTACAACAGAGACGAATCCACTGAGAGTTTCTGGTGGCGGCGGCTCGACAGATAAAGACTATGAGCTGTACGGCGTCGGTCGTGGCGACATGACCGTCCGGTGGCCAAACAACGAACAACAACAGGTCACTCTCCGACAGTTTGAGCCGAGAGAACTCCTGCGAATCACCGCTGCGATCTTCAAGATGGGCGCCGTCAGCAACGACGAGAAATCTAAGATGAAGTCGGCTGCGGAAGAGTTTGCGACCGAAATGCGTTTGACTTCGATTCCAAACACTCTCTAA
- a CDS encoding methylcrotonoyl-CoA carboxylase codes for MEIIPSSVNVLDDEHKANRAAMDATMSEYRSEMQKAMLGGGEEARQKHTSRGKLLARDRIDALVDPGSPFLEFSTLAGHGMYNGDAPCAGVVTGIGRIHNRECVIVANDATVKGGTYFPITVKKHLRAQEIALENHLPCIYLVDSGGAFLPLQSEVFPDRDHFGRIFYNQANMSAVGIPQIAAVMGSCTAGGAYVPAMSDETVIVKKQGTIFLGGPPLVKAATGEIVSAEELGGADVHTKVSGVADHYAENDAHAIEILRNIVESLGNSSLTWSARGRGFAPPSEPEDPIHNVEDLYSLVPSDSKTPMNMREVLSRLVDGSRFQEFKANYGTTLICGFARFYGHLAGVIANDGILFSESAQKGAHFIEVCCQRGIPLVFLQNITGFMVGKKYENEGIAKHGAKLVTAVSTANVPKFSVIVGGSYGAGNYGMCGRAFQPRQLWMWPNARISVMGGEQAANVLLRVKLDQMAAKMGGNPSDEELMDFAAQEEFRRPTLEKYQAESSCYFSSARIWDDGVIDPVDTRKVLGLGIEASKHSPIAPPRFGIFRM; via the coding sequence ATGGAGATCATTCCTTCCTCGGTGAACGTGCTCGACGACGAGCACAAAGCGAACCGCGCGGCGATGGACGCAACGATGAGCGAGTATCGCTCGGAGATGCAAAAAGCGATGTTGGGCGGCGGCGAGGAAGCCAGGCAAAAGCACACATCCCGCGGAAAGCTGCTGGCGCGAGACCGAATCGATGCGCTTGTGGATCCTGGTTCCCCATTCCTCGAATTCAGCACTCTGGCCGGACATGGCATGTACAACGGTGATGCGCCGTGCGCTGGCGTCGTTACCGGAATTGGACGAATCCACAATCGAGAGTGCGTGATCGTCGCGAACGATGCAACCGTTAAAGGCGGAACTTACTTCCCGATCACCGTCAAAAAACATCTTCGCGCCCAGGAAATCGCTCTCGAAAACCACCTTCCTTGCATTTACCTCGTTGATTCTGGTGGCGCGTTCTTGCCGTTGCAAAGCGAAGTTTTCCCGGACAGAGATCATTTCGGAAGAATTTTCTATAACCAGGCCAACATGAGCGCGGTTGGAATTCCACAGATCGCTGCCGTGATGGGAAGTTGCACTGCGGGCGGAGCGTATGTTCCGGCAATGTCCGATGAAACGGTCATCGTGAAGAAGCAAGGCACGATTTTCTTGGGCGGTCCTCCGCTGGTGAAGGCGGCAACTGGCGAGATCGTTTCGGCAGAAGAACTCGGCGGTGCCGACGTTCACACCAAGGTCAGCGGGGTCGCCGACCACTACGCTGAAAATGATGCCCACGCCATCGAGATTCTTCGCAACATCGTGGAATCGCTCGGAAACTCTTCCCTGACCTGGAGCGCTCGCGGTCGCGGATTTGCGCCGCCTAGTGAACCGGAAGATCCGATTCACAACGTCGAAGACCTTTACTCCTTGGTGCCCAGTGATTCGAAGACTCCGATGAACATGCGTGAGGTTCTTTCGCGGCTGGTGGATGGTTCCCGATTCCAAGAGTTCAAGGCGAATTACGGCACAACTCTGATCTGCGGATTCGCGCGATTCTACGGTCACTTGGCCGGGGTGATCGCCAACGACGGGATTCTATTCAGCGAAAGCGCGCAGAAGGGTGCTCACTTCATCGAGGTTTGTTGCCAACGCGGGATTCCGTTGGTTTTCTTGCAGAACATCACAGGATTCATGGTGGGCAAAAAGTACGAAAACGAGGGAATCGCCAAGCACGGCGCGAAGCTGGTGACTGCCGTGAGCACCGCCAACGTACCCAAGTTCTCTGTGATCGTTGGAGGCTCTTATGGTGCCGGTAACTACGGCATGTGCGGCCGGGCGTTCCAGCCTCGCCAGCTCTGGATGTGGCCCAACGCGCGAATCAGCGTGATGGGTGGCGAGCAAGCTGCAAATGTTTTGCTACGAGTGAAGCTCGATCAGATGGCAGCGAAAATGGGTGGCAACCCGTCGGACGAAGAGCTGATGGACTTCGCCGCTCAAGAAGAATTCCGGCGACCAACGCTCGAAAAGTATCAAGCTGAGTCGTCGTGCTACTTCTCGTCGGCACGAATCTGGGATGACGGTGTGATCGATCCGGTCGACACTCGAAAGGTCTTAGGACTTGGGATTGAGGCGAGCAAGCATAGCCCGATCGCCCCACCAAGATTCGGCATTTTCCGAATGTAA
- a CDS encoding TerC family protein, whose translation MSWISDPSAWMGLLALVALEVVLGIDNIIFISIVSGKLPPEMRAKARQIGIGLALITRLALLFSITGIMSLKNDIFHIGNQGFSGKDLVLIFGGLFLIYHSVKEIHHKLEGVSDEEGKKPAPATLGRAVFDILVLDVIFSLDSIITAVGMVKHIEIMVISVLVSVAFMLLFAGKVSDFVEKHPTIKMLALAFLVLIGVNLLGEGFGQHIEKGYTYFAMAFAVVVEMLNIKLRSGKPLHLKDSHLES comes from the coding sequence GTGAGTTGGATTTCTGACCCCTCCGCTTGGATGGGGCTTCTGGCATTAGTCGCGCTTGAGGTTGTCCTCGGGATCGACAACATCATCTTTATCTCGATTGTCAGTGGCAAGTTGCCGCCAGAGATGCGCGCCAAAGCTCGCCAGATCGGTATCGGGCTCGCGTTGATCACCCGCCTGGCTCTTCTTTTCAGCATCACCGGCATAATGAGCCTGAAAAACGACATTTTCCACATAGGTAATCAGGGATTTAGTGGGAAAGACTTGGTCCTCATTTTTGGCGGATTGTTCCTGATTTATCATTCGGTGAAAGAGATCCATCACAAGCTTGAAGGTGTCTCCGACGAAGAAGGCAAAAAACCTGCACCAGCAACACTCGGTCGCGCCGTTTTCGATATTCTGGTACTTGACGTCATCTTTTCTCTGGACAGCATTATCACTGCAGTCGGAATGGTGAAGCACATCGAAATCATGGTGATTTCTGTGCTCGTCTCAGTGGCGTTTATGCTCCTGTTTGCTGGCAAAGTCAGCGACTTTGTTGAGAAGCACCCAACCATCAAGATGCTCGCATTGGCGTTCCTCGTGCTGATCGGTGTCAATCTTCTTGGTGAAGGATTCGGCCAGCACATCGAAAAGGGATACACCTATTTTGCGATGGCCTTCGCCGTTGTTGTCGAAATGCTCAATATTAAGTTGCGATCTGGCAAGCCGCTGCACTTGAAAGATTCACACTTAGAAAGTTAA